In Pseudochaenichthys georgianus chromosome 6, fPseGeo1.2, whole genome shotgun sequence, a single window of DNA contains:
- the tnni1c gene encoding troponin I, skeletal, slow c: protein MPPPIAPKGEPKPKSKISASRRLSLKILLLTRASEQLEAEKEAREENKVQYLGENLPPLQLSGLQLEEIQKICKQLHEKIDKVDEDRYDCEAKVIKNNRDIHELNLKVRDLGGKFKKPALRKVRVSADEMLKALFGSKNKGSMDLRANLKSVKKEDIKQEKELNNEVGDWRKNVEAMSDMKGRKKMFDA from the exons ATGCCACCCCCGATTGCCCCGAAGGGAGAGCCAAAG cCCAAAAGCAAGATTTCAGCCTCCCGCAGGCTATCGTTGAAG ATCCTGTTACTGACTCGTGCATCAGAACAACTGGAGGCAGAGAAAGAAGCGAGAGAGGAAAATAAGGTCCAGTACCTGGGAGAGAATCTCCCACCGCTCCAGCTCTCCGGTTTGCAATTGGAGGAAATTCAG AAAATCTGTAAGCAGCTTCATGAAAAGATTGATAAGGTGGACGAGGATCGGTACGACTGTGAGGCCAAAGTCATCAAGAACAACAGAGAT ATCCACGAATTGAATCTAAAGGTGCGTGACCTCGGAGGGAAGTTCAAGAAGCCAGCTCTGAGAAAAGTGAGAGTGTCTGCTGACGAGATGCTAAAGGCTCTCTTCGGATCCAAAAACAAGGGCTCCATGGACCTGAGGGCAAACCTCAAGTCTGTAAAGAAAGAGGACATCAAACAGGAGAAG GAGCTGAACAACGAGGTGGGTGACTGGCGTAAAAACGTGGAGGCCATGTCTGATATGAAGGGCAGGAAGAAGATGTTTGATGCATGA